The following coding sequences are from one Methanococcoides orientis window:
- a CDS encoding CDP-2,3-bis-(O-geranylgeranyl)-sn-glycerol synthase, which produces MLPAYLPNPFAAVFGGGRPIDGGKTMSDGRRILGDGKTFRGFFAGLICGTLAGLLQMRLIESYPVILGAQLPTFGTGGLNSTIVVFALAFGSLFGDMFMSFFKRRMGLKRGAPLPVVDQLDFVMGALLFAYLASPYWFSEQFTFTIILVILIITPLLHLVTNVIGYFMGVKKEPW; this is translated from the coding sequence ATGCTTCCTGCATATCTTCCGAATCCTTTTGCAGCTGTCTTTGGAGGCGGCAGGCCTATCGACGGAGGAAAAACAATGTCTGATGGCAGGCGCATCCTTGGAGATGGAAAGACCTTCCGCGGTTTCTTTGCAGGCCTTATATGCGGTACTCTTGCAGGACTATTACAGATGCGACTGATCGAAAGCTATCCTGTAATATTGGGAGCACAACTACCAACATTCGGAACAGGTGGACTGAACTCGACCATCGTTGTATTCGCGCTTGCTTTTGGCTCCCTTTTCGGAGATATGTTCATGAGCTTCTTCAAGCGCCGTATGGGATTAAAACGTGGAGCTCCGCTACCTGTTGTAGACCAGCTTGATTTCGTCATGGGAGCATTGTTATTTGCCTACCTTGCATCCCCATACTGGTTCTCCGAACAGTTCACATTCACGATCATATTGGTTATACTGATCATCACACCCCTGCTTCACCTTGTGACGAATGTTATAGGATATTTTATGGGTGTCAAGAAAGAACCATGGTAA
- the pyrE gene encoding orotate phosphoribosyltransferase codes for MTTSSNDKEELIDALKACGAVKFGDFTLASGKKSKYYIDIKKASSDPGTLKIIAKQAASLIKAMDIDIVGGVALGGVPIATAVSLETNMPLLLIRKSAKEYGTGGRFVGDVTEGDRIILLEDVTTSGGSVLEAIGAVREAGCIIDKVITVVDREDGATENLNEIDVELIPLVRASDLLAGN; via the coding sequence ATGACAACATCATCAAATGACAAAGAAGAGCTTATAGATGCACTCAAAGCCTGTGGGGCTGTTAAGTTCGGAGACTTTACCCTTGCATCAGGAAAGAAGAGCAAATATTATATCGACATCAAAAAGGCCAGTTCCGACCCCGGCACATTGAAGATCATTGCAAAACAGGCAGCTTCACTGATCAAGGCAATGGACATCGATATCGTCGGAGGTGTTGCACTGGGAGGCGTTCCAATCGCCACAGCCGTATCCCTTGAGACAAATATGCCACTCCTGCTAATACGTAAATCTGCCAAAGAGTATGGTACCGGCGGCAGGTTCGTAGGAGATGTTACAGAAGGCGACAGGATCATCCTGCTAGAAGACGTGACCACCAGCGGCGGTTCCGTTCTTGAGGCAATTGGTGCTGTACGTGAAGCCGGATGCATCATTGACAAAGTGATCACTGTAGTGGACCGTGAAGATGGTGCAACAGAGAACCTCAATGAGATTGATGTTGAGCTAATCCCTCTTGTGCGTGCAAGTGACCTGCTTGCTGGCAATTAA
- the hcp gene encoding hydroxylamine reductase has protein sequence MFCYQCEETMNGEGCTKNGMCGKKGEVSDLQDDLIYVLKSVAFYNQKARKAKISEESTDDFMLDALFSTITNTDFRATGIQDRIDRGFELQAEIRQKLLDNNALDESDLPEIATLSPENLKDRDTGILATENEDIRSLRELLIFGIKGIAAYAHHAMMLEQTNKKVNSFIEEGLLATMDDSLTDKNLVSLVLRCGEKGFDAMAALDTANTNAFGNPEPTEVNIGTRDKPGILISGHDLNDLKQLLDQTEGTGVDVYTHGEMLPANSYPEFKKYEHLVGNYGGSWWHQKQEFESFNGPILLTSNCIVPPKKTYIDRIYTTGSVGFDGVKHLVAEDGKKDFSAIIEQAKTCEPPVQLEEGTIMGGFAYNSVLSNADKIVDAVKAGKIKKFIVMAGCDGRHKDRQYYTDFAEALPKDTVILTAGCAKYRYNKLNLGDIDGIPRVLDAGQCNDSFSLVIIAQGLMARLGFIDVNEAPISYNIAWYEQKAVLVLLALLRMGIQDIVLGPKLPAFVSPNVLKVLVDEFNISPNTTVEEDMERLLK, from the coding sequence ATGTTCTGTTACCAGTGTGAAGAAACAATGAACGGAGAAGGCTGCACAAAGAACGGCATGTGCGGTAAAAAAGGTGAGGTCTCTGACCTTCAGGACGATCTTATCTATGTGCTTAAGAGTGTTGCATTCTACAACCAGAAAGCAAGAAAGGCAAAGATATCTGAAGAGAGCACTGATGATTTCATGCTCGATGCGCTGTTCTCCACCATAACGAATACCGATTTCAGGGCGACCGGAATTCAGGACCGCATTGACAGAGGATTCGAGCTTCAGGCTGAGATCAGACAGAAACTTCTGGATAACAATGCACTTGATGAGAGCGATCTTCCCGAGATCGCAACATTAAGCCCGGAAAACCTCAAGGACAGGGATACCGGCATACTTGCAACAGAGAACGAAGATATCCGATCATTAAGAGAACTGTTGATCTTTGGTATCAAAGGAATTGCAGCATATGCACATCATGCGATGATGCTTGAGCAGACCAATAAAAAAGTTAATTCATTCATAGAAGAGGGGCTTTTGGCAACTATGGATGACAGCCTGACCGATAAGAACCTCGTCTCACTTGTCCTGAGATGCGGAGAAAAAGGGTTTGATGCAATGGCGGCACTTGACACGGCAAACACCAATGCATTCGGAAATCCGGAACCTACAGAGGTCAATATCGGAACAAGAGACAAGCCGGGAATTCTCATCAGCGGACATGATCTGAATGACCTGAAACAACTATTGGATCAAACCGAGGGAACAGGCGTCGATGTCTATACTCACGGCGAGATGCTGCCTGCAAACTCATATCCTGAATTTAAGAAATACGAACACCTTGTCGGAAACTATGGAGGCTCATGGTGGCACCAGAAGCAGGAGTTCGAGAGCTTCAACGGACCTATACTGCTGACAAGTAACTGTATAGTCCCTCCAAAGAAGACCTACATTGACAGAATATACACTACCGGTTCTGTTGGTTTTGATGGTGTCAAACACCTCGTGGCTGAAGACGGTAAGAAGGATTTTTCAGCGATAATCGAACAGGCAAAGACCTGTGAACCTCCGGTACAACTGGAAGAAGGTACCATCATGGGCGGCTTTGCTTACAATTCCGTATTGTCTAATGCAGACAAGATCGTTGATGCCGTCAAAGCAGGCAAGATAAAGAAGTTCATTGTCATGGCAGGATGTGACGGTCGCCACAAGGACAGGCAGTACTACACTGACTTTGCAGAAGCACTACCAAAGGATACGGTCATACTTACCGCCGGATGTGCAAAATATCGATACAATAAGCTTAACCTTGGAGACATTGACGGCATTCCAAGGGTACTGGATGCAGGACAGTGTAATGATTCATTTTCACTGGTCATCATTGCACAGGGGCTTATGGCCAGACTTGGATTTATAGATGTTAACGAAGCACCGATCTCGTACAATATCGCATGGTACGAACAAAAGGCGGTCCTTGTGTTGCTTGCCCTCCTGAGGATGGGAATACAGGATATTGTCCTTGGCCCAAAACTACCTGCATTTGTCTCACCTAATGTTCTCAAGGTGCTAGTGGATGAGTTCAACATATCACCCAACACCACCGTAGAAGAGGACATGGAGAGACTCTTAAAATAA
- a CDS encoding cupin domain-containing protein, whose amino-acid sequence MKIIDLEKAPEKENPHNVLAKGLFDTDQVQVVHLELKPGESLKLHKTPMNVFFYVLEGTGIVVIGDEEETVSKDMLIESPKAIPHLLRNESDSLFRFLVVKLKE is encoded by the coding sequence ATGAAAATTATAGATCTAGAGAAAGCACCTGAGAAAGAGAACCCCCACAACGTACTTGCTAAAGGACTCTTTGATACCGATCAGGTACAGGTCGTACACCTTGAGCTTAAACCCGGAGAGTCACTGAAGTTACACAAGACACCAATGAACGTGTTCTTCTATGTACTCGAAGGAACCGGCATTGTTGTGATCGGCGATGAGGAAGAAACTGTTTCAAAGGACATGCTTATCGAAAGTCCAAAAGCCATCCCTCACTTGCTGAGGAATGAAAGTGACAGCCTTTTCCGATTCCTCGTTGTGAAACTGAAAGAGTGA
- the purD gene encoding phosphoribosylamine--glycine ligase has translation MNVLIVGGGGRENAIADAVARSERNPTMFSVMAKKNPGIASLCEDVLLVKETEVEKVVEYAISKNIEVAFIGPEAPLAAGLADALENAGIGAVGPRKDVARIEFDKAWARNFMRDNNIDGCPAFKVFSSEEGLEEYIEELGNVAIKPAGLTGGKGVKVMGDQLPDTKAAFEYSKSLLDGDNVVVEENLIGEEFTLQAFVDGKNLAFTPCVQDHKRAFENDLGPNTGGMGSYSSADELLPFMNVDDIEPAREIMKATVKALHEATGTPFKGILYGQFILTKDGPKVIEFNARFGDPEAMNVLPLLDTDMVDVMSAVANGTLDELDVKFAHKATVCKYAVPAGYPDEPTKDKEVIVGDIGDAILFYSSVYEKDGKVYTTGSRAVAVVGIEDTIDKAEKIAQNALENIIGDLHFRSDIGKPELIQRRIDHMEEIRG, from the coding sequence ATGAATGTTCTAATCGTTGGTGGCGGCGGCAGAGAAAATGCTATCGCAGATGCTGTTGCAAGAAGTGAACGCAATCCCACTATGTTCTCAGTTATGGCAAAGAAGAATCCGGGAATTGCCAGCTTGTGCGAAGATGTCCTTTTAGTTAAAGAGACAGAAGTGGAAAAGGTAGTCGAGTACGCAATATCAAAGAACATCGAAGTCGCTTTTATCGGACCGGAAGCACCTCTTGCAGCCGGTCTTGCCGATGCCCTTGAGAATGCAGGGATCGGAGCGGTCGGACCCAGAAAGGATGTCGCACGCATCGAGTTCGACAAGGCATGGGCACGCAATTTTATGAGGGATAACAACATCGATGGCTGTCCTGCATTCAAGGTATTCTCCAGTGAAGAAGGACTTGAGGAATACATTGAGGAATTGGGCAACGTTGCTATCAAGCCAGCAGGACTTACAGGCGGCAAGGGTGTCAAGGTCATGGGCGACCAGTTACCTGACACAAAGGCTGCTTTTGAATATTCAAAGTCATTGCTCGATGGTGACAATGTCGTTGTGGAAGAGAACCTGATAGGCGAGGAGTTCACATTACAGGCATTTGTTGACGGAAAGAACCTTGCATTCACACCATGTGTGCAGGACCACAAACGTGCCTTTGAGAACGACCTCGGACCAAACACCGGTGGAATGGGATCCTATTCCAGCGCTGATGAGCTTCTTCCTTTCATGAACGTCGATGATATCGAGCCTGCAAGGGAGATCATGAAGGCAACCGTGAAAGCCCTTCATGAAGCAACAGGCACACCATTCAAGGGAATCCTTTACGGCCAGTTCATCCTTACAAAGGACGGACCAAAGGTAATCGAGTTCAATGCCAGATTTGGTGACCCTGAAGCAATGAACGTGCTTCCACTGCTCGATACCGACATGGTTGATGTCATGTCTGCAGTTGCCAATGGAACACTTGATGAGCTGGATGTGAAATTCGCTCACAAGGCAACAGTTTGCAAGTATGCAGTACCTGCAGGATATCCTGATGAGCCAACAAAGGACAAGGAAGTTATCGTTGGCGATATCGGTGATGCGATATTATTCTATTCAAGCGTATATGAAAAGGATGGAAAAGTTTACACCACCGGCTCCAGAGCTGTAGCTGTCGTGGGTATCGAAGACACCATCGACAAAGCTGAGAAGATCGCACAGAATGCACTTGAGAACATTATTGGAGACCTTCATTTCAGAAGTGATATTGGAAAGCCTGAGCTTATCCAGAGAAGAATAGACCACATGGAAGAAATCCGTGGTTAA
- the argF gene encoding ornithine carbamoyltransferase, with protein MKHLLSMTDLTSDEIIEILDMAEDLKEKRVRGKVTDLLKNKSLAMIFEKSSTRTRVSFEVAMSDLGGHSIYLNSRDIQIGRGETVSDTAQVLSRYVAGITARVNSHKTVEDLAAHSQVPVINALSDLEHPCQILADFLTIREYKNSLKGLKFAWIGDGNNVCNSLILGCALVGMEIAVACPEGYEPNADIVAKGRELGGNINVTNDPQEAARDADVLYTDVWVSMGDEEERDKRLSDLADYQINSELVGLSKHNVIVMHCLPAHRGEEISAEVMEGPHSVVFDQAENRLHAQKALILKLMA; from the coding sequence ATGAAACATTTACTATCAATGACCGACCTGACATCCGATGAGATCATCGAGATCCTTGATATGGCAGAAGACCTCAAGGAGAAGAGGGTACGCGGAAAGGTCACAGACCTGCTTAAGAACAAAAGCCTTGCGATGATATTCGAAAAGTCATCCACAAGGACAAGAGTATCATTCGAAGTTGCAATGAGCGACCTTGGAGGACACTCCATTTACCTTAATTCAAGGGATATACAGATCGGACGCGGCGAAACCGTTTCAGATACTGCCCAGGTGCTTTCCCGCTATGTTGCAGGGATCACTGCAAGGGTGAACAGCCACAAGACCGTCGAGGATCTTGCTGCTCATTCACAGGTACCGGTCATTAACGCACTTTCCGACCTTGAACACCCATGCCAGATACTGGCGGATTTCCTGACCATCCGTGAATACAAGAACAGCCTTAAAGGATTGAAGTTCGCATGGATCGGTGACGGTAACAACGTATGTAATTCACTTATTCTCGGCTGTGCTCTCGTTGGCATGGAGATCGCTGTTGCATGTCCTGAAGGCTACGAGCCAAATGCAGACATCGTAGCAAAGGGAAGAGAACTTGGTGGAAATATCAACGTCACGAACGATCCGCAGGAAGCCGCAAGGGATGCAGATGTATTGTATACCGATGTGTGGGTTTCCATGGGTGATGAGGAAGAAAGGGATAAAAGGCTCAGCGACCTTGCAGACTATCAGATCAATTCCGAACTGGTCGGTCTCTCAAAACACAATGTGATCGTAATGCATTGCCTGCCTGCACACAGAGGCGAGGAGATCTCAGCAGAGGTCATGGAAGGACCTCATTCCGTGGTATTTGACCAGGCAGAGAACCGCCTGCACGCACAGAAGGCTCTTATACTGAAACTGATGGCATAA
- a CDS encoding GNAT family N-acetyltransferase, which yields MKLEWSRNNIIFNYCNEADLKEIAEMLSKESVCKYMFFGPNTEEDTISYFSPLINSIEESLKEDKIPHINVFTIREKDTGNFIGQCALFPIEFTNGNYLIGYQIDDIQWRKGYGSAACEFLVYYALNVLDAFRITGDCTEGNVASEKTMRRSGFQSEGRQRKYWSHKGKWYDRLLFGLLKEDVSKERMEALKAKYK from the coding sequence ATGAAGCTAGAGTGGAGCAGAAACAATATTATCTTTAACTATTGTAATGAAGCAGACCTAAAAGAGATAGCAGAAATGCTTTCAAAAGAAAGTGTGTGCAAGTACATGTTCTTCGGACCAAATACAGAAGAAGATACAATTTCCTATTTTTCACCACTTATCAACTCAATAGAGGAATCTTTAAAAGAAGACAAGATACCGCACATCAATGTCTTCACGATCAGGGAAAAGGATACTGGTAATTTCATAGGTCAATGTGCCTTGTTCCCGATAGAGTTCACCAATGGGAATTACCTCATTGGATACCAGATTGACGATATCCAATGGAGGAAAGGGTATGGAAGTGCTGCCTGTGAGTTTCTGGTATATTATGCATTAAATGTACTAGATGCATTCAGGATTACAGGAGATTGTACAGAAGGGAACGTTGCCTCTGAAAAAACAATGAGAAGATCAGGTTTTCAGTCGGAAGGAAGACAAAGAAAATACTGGTCGCATAAGGGTAAATGGTATGACAGACTCCTTTTTGGTTTATTGAAAGAAGATGTTTCCAAAGAGAGAATGGAAGCATTGAAAGCCAAATACAAATGA
- a CDS encoding J domain-containing protein, translating into MVKIKGHEIDTIIIKSAGNRRAMQFKNNIITVLRKIGINENDIDIPLERLAMKKAKASATWYLSDHRMHYSHNLQNKYVENLHILSRVIEIEVNRVLSEEKTLSDFILEFKEDSDVYNKRIEAREFFDCDHDETDFEIINKKYKLMAKELHPDMPTGDTEKFKKLNIAHKILKRELT; encoded by the coding sequence ATGGTAAAAATAAAAGGACACGAGATCGATACCATCATAATAAAGAGTGCTGGCAATCGAAGAGCTATGCAATTTAAGAATAATATTATTACTGTTTTAAGAAAGATCGGCATTAACGAAAATGATATTGATATTCCTCTCGAACGTCTTGCGATGAAAAAAGCTAAAGCTTCTGCAACCTGGTATCTATCAGACCATCGGATGCATTACAGTCATAACCTGCAAAATAAATATGTAGAAAATCTTCATATTCTATCCAGGGTCATTGAGATCGAAGTAAATCGGGTCCTTTCTGAAGAAAAAACACTTTCTGATTTTATATTAGAATTTAAAGAAGATTCCGATGTTTATAATAAGCGGATAGAGGCACGAGAATTTTTTGATTGTGACCATGATGAAACCGATTTTGAGATCATTAATAAAAAATACAAGTTGATGGCAAAAGAATTGCACCCGGATATGCCGACTGGGGACACTGAGAAATTCAAGAAGCTAAATATTGCACACAAGATACTGAAGAGAGAATTGACATAA
- a CDS encoding flavodoxin family protein produces the protein MKVVAFNGSPRKEGNTSHLVGHVLEELEKEGIETEMVQIGGNAVRGCTACMKCFDKKDKRCVIENDIVNECIEKMIEADGIIIASPTYFADLSAETKALIERAGFVGKANGELFKRKVGAAVVAVRRAGALHAFDSINHFFTISEMIIPGSSYWNVGIGLTPGDVESDEEGVQTMETLGKNMSWLMEKIRD, from the coding sequence ATGAAAGTTGTAGCATTCAACGGAAGTCCCAGAAAAGAAGGGAACACATCACACCTTGTCGGACATGTACTGGAAGAACTTGAAAAAGAAGGAATTGAAACTGAAATGGTACAGATTGGTGGTAATGCTGTTCGTGGCTGTACCGCCTGCATGAAATGTTTTGATAAAAAGGACAAGCGTTGTGTCATTGAGAATGACATTGTCAATGAGTGTATTGAAAAGATGATCGAAGCCGATGGTATAATAATTGCAAGCCCCACATATTTTGCAGACCTGAGTGCAGAAACAAAAGCACTGATCGAAAGAGCCGGATTTGTTGGTAAAGCAAACGGAGAGCTTTTCAAACGTAAGGTCGGAGCAGCGGTCGTGGCTGTAAGAAGAGCAGGCGCACTCCATGCTTTTGATTCTATCAACCATTTCTTCACGATATCTGAAATGATAATCCCGGGTTCTAGCTACTGGAATGTAGGAATAGGCCTCACACCGGGAGATGTGGAGTCAGACGAAGAAGGAGTTCAGACCATGGAGACTCTTGGTAAGAACATGTCATGGCTAATGGAAAAGATAAGAGATTGA
- a CDS encoding 4Fe-4S double cluster binding domain-containing protein, which yields MGYNATPSHDVHIKVAAHLAGLGFIGHNTQVITSEYGPRVRWIAVLTDAELEPDEPYVHDLCAEQPRCQERSICVKSCPYQAIIPGPSQGVAPGEKVIRDRCVVAHKFDKDLEDKWAKHFQQISNFGSVSCTICNLVCPYGKADG from the coding sequence ATGGGCTATAATGCCACACCAAGCCATGATGTACACATAAAGGTAGCAGCACACCTTGCAGGATTAGGTTTTATCGGACACAATACTCAGGTAATAACTTCTGAGTATGGTCCAAGAGTTCGATGGATAGCAGTATTGACCGATGCAGAACTCGAGCCGGACGAGCCATATGTTCATGATCTCTGTGCAGAGCAACCACGCTGTCAGGAAAGGTCAATATGTGTCAAAAGTTGTCCATATCAGGCTATAATTCCAGGTCCTTCTCAGGGAGTAGCTCCCGGGGAGAAGGTGATCCGCGATAGGTGCGTGGTGGCGCATAAATTTGACAAGGATCTCGAAGATAAGTGGGCAAAACACTTTCAACAGATTTCCAATTTTGGTTCTGTATCATGCACCATCTGCAACCTCGTGTGCCCTTATGGAAAAGCGGATGGCTAA
- a CDS encoding ATP-binding protein: MAYQQSIEMTKNYANYFDGNARTNQGIVKTISTSMSNYDSAERDEVNDMLKGILLENPQLVGVYVGYEPNAFDGRDSEFIGTEGHDETGRFVPYWNTINGSIGVEPLEDYEILEYYQLPKKLKQTVAIEPYFYQGILMVSYDSPIIRNGEFVGIGGVDVSLEYFDEIVSNVTAFETGYTFVTSNSGTLLSHPEHKEWIGTKTLNDFGIPEISEMATDIKEGKSGYIETMDPDTGREIVMFYEPINEGTYSFVLCAPKDEMLAGVTILRNRLIFMSLFSIILVGGIAYMISRSTDQTIKKMLNDFKLISDNALTGNFDTRADTDVQVDFKKIPLGLNQMLDNMSKLTNSNEKAMLALQRSESKFKSFFNNSNDPIIIYDSEGTILEVNEVACEFTGYSRDEMLSMTLKDLDSSEYASKVSDSIKQLHEDGHAIFESMAIRKDGTPIPIETSNRIIEYAGKPAIISTARDIREHQNAVEAMLKAKLAAEDASRAKSEFISNISHELRTPLTLIIGFSDILSSENYGSLNEDQKKYISNVLRHGNHLLELINDLLDLSNIESGKMEFDINEFFVSDAIDEVEALMIPIASKKDINLTCNIDIEMPAIKADILKFKQILYNLVSNAIKFTDEKGSVTIEGKMSEDFVHISVKDSGIGISPEDQDKLFNHFYQVDSSTTRDYEGTGLGLALVKKFVEMHDGEIWVESEVGNGSTFTFAIPIESKVQ; encoded by the coding sequence ATGGCATATCAGCAATCCATAGAAATGACCAAGAACTATGCGAATTATTTCGATGGCAATGCAAGAACAAACCAAGGTATTGTTAAAACGATCTCAACATCAATGAGCAATTACGATTCAGCTGAAAGGGATGAGGTGAACGATATGCTAAAAGGCATACTTCTGGAAAACCCCCAGCTGGTTGGAGTTTATGTTGGCTATGAACCCAATGCCTTTGATGGAAGAGATTCTGAATTTATAGGAACGGAAGGCCATGATGAAACCGGAAGGTTTGTACCATACTGGAACACGATAAACGGCTCGATCGGTGTTGAGCCTCTTGAAGATTATGAGATATTAGAATATTACCAGCTTCCAAAGAAACTCAAACAAACCGTGGCAATAGAACCTTACTTTTATCAGGGAATACTGATGGTGAGCTATGATTCTCCGATTATCAGAAATGGTGAGTTCGTTGGAATTGGCGGGGTTGATGTGTCGCTAGAATATTTTGATGAGATCGTTTCTAATGTTACTGCTTTTGAGACCGGTTATACTTTTGTTACAAGTAACAGCGGTACACTGTTGTCTCATCCGGAGCATAAGGAATGGATCGGGACAAAGACGCTAAATGACTTTGGTATTCCAGAGATATCAGAGATGGCAACCGACATCAAAGAAGGGAAAAGTGGATACATCGAAACAATGGACCCTGACACCGGCAGAGAAATTGTGATGTTCTATGAACCTATTAATGAAGGGACCTATAGTTTTGTACTCTGTGCTCCAAAAGATGAGATGCTTGCAGGAGTAACGATTTTGAGGAATCGCCTCATATTTATGTCGCTATTTTCAATTATTCTAGTGGGCGGGATCGCTTATATGATCTCACGGTCAACAGACCAGACCATAAAAAAGATGCTAAATGATTTTAAATTGATATCCGATAATGCATTAACTGGAAATTTTGATACAAGGGCTGATACCGATGTACAGGTTGATTTTAAGAAGATTCCCCTGGGCCTCAATCAAATGTTGGATAATATGAGCAAGCTTACAAATAGCAATGAAAAAGCAATGCTTGCTTTGCAGAGATCGGAATCTAAATTCAAATCATTTTTTAATAATTCTAATGATCCAATTATAATATACGATTCAGAAGGTACCATATTGGAAGTGAACGAAGTTGCTTGTGAATTCACAGGTTACAGCCGGGATGAAATGCTGAGTATGACATTAAAGGATCTGGATTCATCTGAATATGCATCAAAAGTATCCGATAGTATCAAACAATTGCACGAGGATGGACATGCTATATTTGAAAGCATGGCTATCCGTAAGGACGGTACCCCCATCCCTATAGAAACAAGCAACCGTATTATTGAGTATGCTGGCAAGCCAGCCATAATCTCCACTGCAAGAGATATTAGAGAGCATCAGAATGCAGTGGAAGCAATGCTAAAAGCAAAACTCGCTGCCGAAGATGCAAGCCGGGCCAAGTCGGAGTTCATATCTAATATAAGCCATGAGCTAAGAACTCCTCTTACTTTGATCATCGGATTCTCGGACATACTCTCCAGTGAAAATTACGGCTCTTTGAATGAAGATCAGAAGAAATACATATCTAATGTTCTTAGACATGGAAACCACCTTTTGGAGCTGATCAATGATCTACTGGACCTCTCAAATATCGAAAGCGGAAAGATGGAATTTGATATTAATGAATTCTTTGTATCCGATGCTATTGATGAAGTAGAAGCATTGATGATACCCATTGCATCAAAGAAGGACATTAACCTGACATGTAACATCGACATTGAAATGCCTGCCATAAAAGCAGACATACTAAAATTCAAACAGATCCTTTACAACCTCGTGAGCAATGCCATTAAGTTCACAGATGAAAAAGGATCAGTGACAATTGAAGGAAAAATGTCAGAGGACTTTGTGCATATTTCTGTAAAGGACAGTGGTATCGGTATTTCACCAGAGGATCAGGATAAACTGTTCAACCATTTCTATCAGGTGGATTCTTCAACTACCAGAGACTATGAGGGCACCGGCCTTGGCCTTGCACTTGTCAAGAAGTTTGTTGAAATGCATGATGGTGAGATCTGGGTCGAAAGTGAAGTTGGAAATGGAAGTACCTTCACATTCGCAATTCCTATTGAGAGCAAAGTGCAATAA
- a CDS encoding CxxC-x17-CxxC domain-containing protein, which translates to MKKIDFKGPRDMHKSKCTNCGQETHVPFVPDPERPVYCKECFQKHKPPKKD; encoded by the coding sequence ATGAAAAAAATAGATTTCAAAGGGCCAAGAGATATGCACAAATCAAAATGTACTAACTGCGGTCAGGAAACACACGTACCTTTCGTACCGGACCCAGAAAGACCGGTATACTGCAAGGAATGCTTCCAGAAACACAAACCACCTAAAAAAGACTAA
- a CDS encoding DUF134 domain-containing protein, whose product MGRPRKRRMVNFDHNVRHFKPSGTCLKDLEEVNITIDELETLRLSYLEKMKQDSAAQTMEIHQSTFQRTLQRTLQKIADALVHGKSIRVEGGDYTMPGKDGTGSMGQGPVGGQNQGQGRGQRGFRGGKGAGTAGPGGECKCPSCGYEQTHQPGVPCAQMTCPECGKPMVRK is encoded by the coding sequence ATGGGACGCCCGAGAAAAAGAAGAATGGTTAATTTCGACCACAATGTAAGGCATTTCAAACCATCAGGCACTTGCCTGAAAGATCTGGAAGAGGTCAACATAACTATTGATGAACTGGAAACCCTTAGGCTGAGCTATCTTGAAAAGATGAAGCAGGACAGTGCTGCCCAAACTATGGAAATACACCAGTCCACCTTTCAAAGGACGCTCCAGAGAACACTGCAAAAGATCGCAGATGCTCTTGTACATGGAAAATCAATTCGAGTAGAAGGAGGAGACTATACAATGCCAGGAAAGGACGGAACAGGATCGATGGGCCAGGGACCAGTCGGAGGACAGAATCAAGGTCAGGGTCGGGGACAAAGAGGCTTCCGCGGTGGAAAGGGAGCAGGAACTGCCGGACCCGGAGGAGAATGCAAGTGCCCGAGCTGTGGTTATGAACAAACTCACCAGCCAGGGGTTCCCTGTGCACAGATGACCTGTCCGGAATGTGGAAAGCCCATGGTCAGGAAATGA